The Streptomyces sp. NBC_01255 genome window below encodes:
- a CDS encoding aldehyde dehydrogenase (NADP(+)) — MAAEPVWSVDPRTGKPREQVAVEATAEEVDRAVRAAHGARDALADRTVRAAFLRTAADLLDEAREHVIEAADAETALGPVRLTGELARTTAQLRAFAEVVTEGSFLDIRIDLPDPDATPPRSDMRRWKIPLGVVAVYAASNFPLAFSVPGGDTASALAAGCPVVVKAHPDHPATSELCASLLRRAAAKEGLPEDVVVLVHGFDAGVELVRHPLVAAAGFTGSVRGGRALFDAAAARPVPIPFHGELGSLNPVVITPAAAEERPEELGAGLAGSMTLGAGQFCTKPGFVLAPRGEAGDRFLAALTARVSETEPAVMLDHRMRDAFVTGVAERGALDGVRSPVTPGAGGEHTVSAGVLAVDAGRLTGGGHHLLLEECFGPVTVVARYSSREEVTAVLALLPGNLTATLHIAEEDEAAAPLLAELTPLAGRVLVNGWPTGVAVAAAQHHGGPYPATTSTSTSVGATAIERWLRPVTYQSTPGHLLPPELRDGNPLDLPRR; from the coding sequence GTGGCGGCAGAACCAGTGTGGAGTGTGGACCCCCGGACGGGGAAGCCGCGCGAGCAGGTTGCGGTGGAGGCCACAGCGGAGGAGGTCGACCGGGCGGTCAGGGCCGCGCACGGCGCCCGGGACGCGCTCGCCGACCGCACGGTGCGGGCCGCCTTCCTCCGTACCGCGGCCGACCTCCTCGACGAGGCGCGCGAGCACGTCATCGAGGCCGCCGACGCCGAGACCGCCCTCGGGCCCGTCCGCCTCACCGGCGAACTCGCGCGGACCACCGCCCAGTTGCGGGCCTTCGCCGAGGTCGTCACGGAGGGGTCCTTCCTCGACATCCGGATCGACCTCCCCGACCCGGACGCCACCCCGCCCCGGTCCGACATGCGCCGCTGGAAGATCCCGCTCGGCGTCGTCGCCGTCTACGCGGCCAGCAACTTCCCGCTCGCGTTCTCCGTGCCCGGCGGCGACACGGCGAGCGCCCTCGCGGCCGGCTGCCCCGTGGTGGTCAAGGCCCACCCCGACCACCCGGCCACCTCCGAACTCTGCGCCTCGCTGCTGCGCCGGGCCGCCGCCAAGGAGGGCCTGCCCGAGGACGTCGTCGTCCTCGTCCACGGCTTCGACGCGGGCGTGGAGCTCGTCCGCCACCCGCTCGTCGCGGCGGCGGGCTTCACCGGATCGGTACGCGGCGGACGGGCGCTCTTCGACGCGGCCGCCGCCCGGCCCGTACCCATCCCCTTCCACGGCGAACTCGGCTCCCTCAACCCGGTCGTGATCACCCCGGCCGCCGCCGAGGAGCGCCCCGAGGAGCTCGGGGCCGGCCTGGCCGGCTCCATGACCCTGGGCGCGGGCCAGTTCTGCACCAAGCCCGGATTCGTCCTGGCCCCCCGCGGCGAGGCAGGCGATCGCTTCCTCGCCGCCCTCACCGCCAGGGTCAGCGAGACCGAACCGGCCGTCATGCTCGACCACCGCATGCGGGACGCCTTCGTCACCGGGGTCGCCGAGCGCGGCGCGCTCGACGGGGTGCGGAGCCCCGTCACCCCGGGCGCGGGCGGCGAGCACACGGTCAGCGCGGGCGTCCTCGCCGTCGACGCCGGCCGGCTCACCGGCGGCGGCCACCACCTCCTCCTGGAGGAGTGCTTCGGACCCGTCACCGTGGTCGCCCGCTACTCCTCCCGCGAGGAGGTCACCGCCGTCCTCGCCCTGCTGCCGGGCAACCTCACCGCCACGCTGCACATCGCCGAGGAGGACGAGGCCGCGGCTCCGCTCCTCGCCGAACTCACCCCGCTCGCGGGCCGCGTCCTCGTCAACGGCTGGCCCACCGGGGTCGCCGTCGCCGCCGCGCAGCACCACGGCGGCCCCTACCCGGCCACCACCTCCACCAGCACCTCGGTCGGCGCGACCGCGATCGAGCGCTGGCTCCGCCCGGTCACGTACCAGTCGACCCCCGGGCACCTGCTCCCGCCGGAGCTCCGGGACGGCAACCCGCTGGACCTGCCGAGGCGTTGA
- a CDS encoding zinc-dependent alcohol dehydrogenase family protein codes for MTTTTGRTTKAVLFHETGGPEVLTVEEVALPAPGPGEVLVRVEAIGLNRAEALFREGTYYYPATLPGSRLGYEAAGVVEEVGAGVTAYAPGDPVMAAANFDFGIHGVYAEHVVLPEEYVVARPEGVDAVTGAAVWLTYFTAYGGMVLTGGLRPGDHVVITGASSGVGTAAIQTALRIGAVPIATTRGEGKRKRLLELGAAHVIVTEDKDADALVEEVRRITGGAGADLVFDAIGGPGFARLGDALRPGGTAVLYGFLDPRPVELSMNWPLTTHGYANGALARTEEGRRRAAGFIGSGLRDGSLAPVIAETFEGLERITDAHRLMESNTHTGKIVVRVRH; via the coding sequence ATGACGACGACAACTGGCAGGACGACCAAGGCGGTTCTGTTCCACGAGACCGGCGGCCCCGAGGTGCTGACGGTGGAGGAGGTGGCGCTGCCCGCCCCCGGGCCCGGGGAGGTGCTCGTACGGGTCGAGGCGATCGGACTCAACCGCGCCGAGGCGCTGTTCCGCGAGGGCACCTACTACTACCCGGCGACGCTGCCCGGTTCGCGGCTCGGCTACGAGGCGGCGGGCGTGGTGGAGGAGGTCGGCGCGGGCGTCACCGCCTACGCCCCGGGCGATCCGGTGATGGCGGCGGCCAACTTCGACTTCGGGATCCACGGCGTGTACGCGGAGCACGTGGTGCTGCCGGAGGAGTACGTGGTGGCCCGGCCCGAGGGGGTGGACGCGGTGACGGGGGCGGCGGTCTGGCTGACGTACTTCACCGCGTACGGCGGGATGGTCCTGACCGGTGGACTGCGGCCCGGCGACCATGTGGTGATCACGGGGGCGTCGAGCGGGGTGGGGACGGCCGCGATCCAGACCGCGCTGCGGATCGGCGCGGTGCCGATCGCCACCACGCGCGGCGAGGGCAAGCGGAAGCGGCTGCTGGAGCTCGGGGCCGCGCACGTGATCGTGACGGAGGACAAGGACGCCGATGCCCTGGTGGAGGAGGTGCGGCGGATCACGGGCGGGGCCGGCGCGGACCTGGTGTTCGACGCGATCGGCGGGCCCGGTTTCGCCCGGCTCGGGGACGCGCTGCGGCCCGGTGGCACGGCCGTGCTGTACGGCTTCCTGGACCCGCGGCCGGTCGAGCTGTCGATGAACTGGCCGCTGACCACGCACGGATACGCCAACGGGGCGCTCGCCAGGACGGAGGAGGGGCGGCGGCGCGCGGCCGGGTTCATCGGCTCGGGGCTGCGGGACGGGTCCCTGGCGCCGGTGATCGCCGAGACCTTCGAGGGTCTGGAGCGGATCACCGACGCCCATCGGCTGATGGAGTCCAACACGCACACCGGGAAGATCGTGGTGCGCGTGCGCCACTGA
- a CDS encoding AraC family transcriptional regulator: MDVLSDAIAAMRTGRPHSSRTVRFAPWGFRFAPSKGAGFHVVLQGTAWLIPPDDGAPVRLGPGDVVLLAHGTGHGLADRPDTPLVDALPAADGSWPTVPDRGPVGAEETLLLCGAYQLSRARAHPLLTELPPYVHLPARVGAHPRLRAAVDLLGAELAEPQPGSDAIVPALLDTLLLYLLRTWWLTECGDRSAGWSAALSDPVVAGALRALHDDPARAWTVEELGALGGLSRAAFARRFTALVGRSPLAYLTWWRMTTAGRLLRTDDLPLRAVAERSGYSSEFAFAKAFKREYGMAPGRYRKGA, from the coding sequence ATGGACGTACTGAGCGATGCCATCGCCGCCATGCGCACCGGGCGGCCCCACTCCTCCCGCACGGTCCGCTTCGCGCCCTGGGGCTTCCGCTTCGCCCCGAGCAAGGGCGCCGGATTCCATGTCGTCCTCCAGGGCACCGCCTGGCTCATCCCCCCGGACGACGGCGCCCCCGTCAGGCTCGGCCCCGGCGACGTCGTCCTGCTCGCCCACGGCACCGGCCACGGCCTCGCGGACCGCCCCGACACCCCGCTCGTCGACGCCCTGCCGGCCGCCGACGGCTCCTGGCCCACCGTGCCCGACCGGGGGCCCGTCGGCGCCGAGGAGACCCTGCTGCTCTGCGGCGCCTACCAGCTCAGCCGGGCCCGCGCGCACCCGCTCCTCACCGAGCTCCCCCCGTACGTCCACCTCCCCGCCCGGGTCGGCGCCCACCCCCGGCTGCGGGCCGCAGTCGACCTGCTCGGCGCCGAACTCGCCGAACCCCAGCCGGGATCCGACGCCATCGTGCCCGCCCTGCTCGACACCCTGCTCCTCTACCTGCTGCGCACCTGGTGGCTCACCGAGTGCGGCGACCGGTCCGCCGGCTGGTCGGCCGCCCTGAGCGACCCGGTGGTCGCCGGCGCCCTCCGGGCCCTCCACGACGACCCGGCCAGAGCCTGGACGGTCGAGGAACTCGGCGCCCTCGGCGGCCTCTCCCGCGCGGCCTTCGCCCGCCGCTTCACCGCCCTCGTCGGCCGGTCCCCGCTCGCGTACCTCACCTGGTGGCGCATGACGACGGCGGGCCGCCTCCTGCGCACGGACGACCTCCCGCTCCGCGCGGTGGCCGAACGCTCCGGATACTCCTCGGAGTTCGCCTTCGCCAAGGCCTTCAAGCGGGAGTACGGGATGGCCCCGGGCCGCTACCGCAAGGGCGCCTGA
- a CDS encoding MFS transporter: MSSTDLTEAPATRRDTSDGTPSPGPAPALAAATLGFALITLDTSVVNVALPAIGADLGTGMTGLQWVVDAYTLVFAALLLSSGALADRFGAARAYGVGVVAFTLASAACGLAPGLPSLLAARAVQGAAAAVMLPASLALVREAYGDPERRARAVSLWAAGGTVAVALGPVVGGALTTAWSWRGIFFVNLPLGLLALALLTRVARSERRPAPLDVPGQLTAGTAVGALTFAAIEGGTGAWWALGVAAVSLAAFLLIEARRRHPMVPLGLFRNTTVAVAVTAGAANSVAFYGMIFVFSLFFQQVLGLSALGAGLMFLPMTGLLAGVNLLSAKAAARYGARLPIVVGQAVAVAGLLGLLAVDADSSLPSQALLLVPLALGAGFSLPPLIASMMEAVPAERAGTAAGLLNAIRQTAGALAIAVFGSLAAHDMAGMETALRTSLLISAGLLALTTLVSLRLPGRPAR; the protein is encoded by the coding sequence ATGTCATCGACCGACCTCACCGAAGCCCCCGCCACCCGCCGCGACACGTCTGACGGAACACCCTCCCCCGGTCCGGCTCCGGCCCTGGCCGCCGCGACGCTCGGCTTCGCCCTCATCACCCTCGACACCTCGGTGGTCAACGTCGCCCTGCCCGCGATCGGCGCCGACCTGGGCACGGGCATGACCGGTCTCCAGTGGGTGGTCGACGCGTACACGCTGGTGTTCGCCGCGCTCCTGCTGTCCAGCGGGGCGCTCGCCGACCGGTTCGGGGCGGCCCGGGCGTACGGGGTCGGGGTCGTCGCCTTCACCCTCGCCTCGGCCGCCTGCGGGCTGGCCCCCGGCCTCCCCTCGCTGCTCGCCGCCCGGGCGGTGCAGGGCGCGGCGGCGGCCGTGATGCTGCCGGCCTCGCTCGCCCTGGTGCGCGAGGCGTACGGCGATCCGGAGCGGCGGGCGCGGGCGGTGTCGCTGTGGGCGGCGGGCGGGACGGTCGCGGTGGCGCTCGGCCCTGTCGTGGGCGGGGCCCTGACGACGGCCTGGAGCTGGCGCGGGATCTTCTTCGTCAACCTGCCGCTCGGGCTTCTCGCGCTCGCGCTGCTGACCCGGGTGGCGCGCTCGGAGCGGCGGCCCGCGCCGCTCGACGTGCCGGGGCAGCTGACGGCCGGGACGGCGGTCGGCGCGCTGACCTTCGCGGCCATCGAGGGCGGGACGGGGGCCTGGTGGGCGCTGGGGGTCGCGGCCGTCTCCCTGGCCGCCTTCCTGCTGATCGAGGCGCGGCGGCGCCATCCGATGGTGCCGCTGGGGCTCTTCCGGAACACGACGGTGGCGGTGGCGGTGACGGCGGGCGCGGCGAACAGCGTGGCCTTCTACGGGATGATCTTCGTCTTCAGCCTCTTCTTCCAGCAGGTGCTCGGCCTCTCGGCGCTGGGCGCGGGGCTGATGTTCCTGCCGATGACGGGGCTGCTCGCCGGGGTGAACCTCCTGTCGGCGAAGGCCGCGGCCCGGTACGGGGCGAGGCTGCCGATCGTGGTGGGCCAGGCGGTCGCGGTGGCCGGCCTGCTCGGCCTGCTCGCCGTGGACGCGGACTCCTCCCTCCCGTCCCAGGCCCTGCTGCTCGTGCCGCTGGCGCTGGGCGCGGGCTTCTCGCTGCCGCCGCTGATCGCCTCGATGATGGAGGCGGTGCCGGCGGAACGCGCGGGCACGGCGGCGGGCCTGCTCAACGCGATCCGCCAGACGGCGGGCGCGCTCGCGATCGCGGTCTTCGGCTCGCTGGCGGCCCACGACATGGCCGGCATGGAGACGGCGCTGCGGACGAGCCTGCTGATCAGCGCGGGGCTGCTCGCCCTGACGACCCTGGTCTCGCTGCGCCTGCCGGGTCGCCCGGCCCGCTGA
- a CDS encoding GlxA family transcriptional regulator has protein sequence MSITHAVPRVQRVAVIAAPPVSMFNLAIPEMLFGKVEIDGRPGYETVICAPDPGPVATTGGLDLLVPHGLDAVDAADTVILAGSGSYTDPDPRILDALRRAAAAGKRIASICTGAFALAEAGLLDGRAATTYWAYRELLAERHPAVDLQDDVLFVQDGPLLTSSGYAAGIDLCLHVIRTDHGAAVANTVARLALVAPVRPGGQTQFTQTPLPPERGISFADTRAWAMGRLDEPLTLTDLARHAGTSVRTLSRRFHAETGVSPLQWLLHQRVERAKELLEATSLGMDQVARASGLGSGDSLRQHLLRRTGLTPSAYRASFSRLAARTGLPGTGARAAAS, from the coding sequence ATGTCGATCACGCACGCCGTCCCACGCGTCCAGCGCGTCGCCGTGATCGCCGCCCCGCCCGTCTCCATGTTCAACCTGGCCATTCCCGAGATGCTCTTCGGGAAGGTCGAGATCGACGGCCGGCCCGGGTACGAGACGGTCATCTGCGCCCCCGACCCCGGTCCCGTCGCCACCACCGGCGGCCTCGACCTGCTCGTCCCGCACGGCCTCGACGCCGTGGACGCCGCCGACACCGTGATCCTCGCGGGCAGCGGCTCGTACACGGACCCCGACCCCCGCATCCTCGACGCGCTGCGCCGTGCCGCCGCCGCGGGCAAGCGGATCGCCTCGATCTGCACCGGCGCCTTCGCGCTCGCCGAGGCGGGGCTGCTCGACGGCCGGGCGGCGACGACGTACTGGGCGTACCGGGAGCTGCTCGCCGAGCGCCACCCGGCCGTCGACCTCCAGGACGACGTCCTCTTCGTCCAGGACGGCCCCCTCCTCACCTCCTCCGGATACGCGGCGGGCATCGACCTCTGCCTCCACGTCATCCGCACCGACCACGGCGCCGCCGTCGCCAACACCGTCGCCCGGCTCGCCCTCGTCGCACCCGTACGGCCCGGCGGCCAGACCCAGTTCACCCAGACCCCACTGCCGCCCGAGCGCGGGATCTCCTTCGCCGACACGCGCGCGTGGGCCATGGGGCGCCTCGACGAACCGCTCACGCTTACCGACCTCGCCCGGCACGCCGGGACCTCCGTCCGCACCCTCTCGCGCCGCTTCCACGCCGAGACCGGGGTCAGCCCGCTCCAGTGGCTGCTCCACCAGCGCGTCGAGCGGGCCAAGGAGCTCCTGGAGGCCACCTCCCTCGGCATGGACCAGGTCGCCCGCGCGAGCGGCCTCGGCTCGGGGGACTCGCTCCGGCAGCACCTGCTGCGGCGCACCGGCCTCACCCCGAGCGCGTACCGGGCCTCCTTCAGCCGCCTGGCCGCGCGGACCGGGCTCCCCGGAACCGGAGCGCGGGCCGCCGCGTCCTGA
- a CDS encoding GNAT family N-acetyltransferase, which yields MIRYATAADLDAVTALHTEARATYYRGHLPESAYAGPDELARSRTGWAGAIERGAVLCAELDGEVAGIAAYGERDGVMFLSQLHVAPAHWRRGVGGSLHAACVEAWRAAGVAAAVLEVFEKNERAQAFYAAHGWTPDPDSPRSGNHLVLRLTLAPETE from the coding sequence ATGATCCGATACGCGACCGCCGCCGATCTCGACGCCGTCACCGCCCTCCACACCGAGGCCCGGGCCACCTACTACCGCGGCCACCTCCCCGAGTCCGCCTACGCGGGCCCCGACGAGCTCGCCCGCTCCCGGACCGGCTGGGCGGGCGCGATCGAGCGCGGGGCCGTGCTGTGCGCCGAGCTCGACGGGGAGGTCGCCGGGATCGCCGCCTACGGCGAGCGTGACGGCGTGATGTTCCTCAGTCAGCTGCACGTCGCCCCCGCCCACTGGCGCCGGGGCGTCGGCGGGTCCCTCCACGCGGCCTGCGTCGAGGCCTGGCGGGCGGCGGGGGTAGCCGCCGCCGTCCTGGAGGTCTTCGAGAAGAACGAGCGCGCCCAGGCCTTCTACGCGGCCCACGGCTGGACCCCCGACCCGGACTCCCCGCGCTCCGGCAACCACCTCGTGCTCCGCCTCACACTGGCGCCGGAAACGGAATGA
- a CDS encoding DsbA family oxidoreductase has product MRVEIWSDIACPWCYVGKARFEKGLAAFAHRDDVEVVHRSFELDPHRAKGDTGPVLEMLAKKYGRTLDEARAMEQHVADNAHAEGLGYRTDGRDHGNTFDIHRLLHLAKARGRQSELLDLAYRANFAEERSVFDTETLATLGVEAGLDEAEVRAVLADDSAYADAVREDEREAAELGANSVPFFVLDRRYGVSGGQPAEVFTQALEQAWQGRALQPVGGTAGAGADACGPDGCDVPQA; this is encoded by the coding sequence ATGCGCGTCGAGATCTGGTCCGACATCGCCTGCCCCTGGTGCTATGTCGGAAAGGCCCGCTTCGAGAAGGGTCTTGCCGCCTTCGCCCACCGCGACGACGTCGAGGTCGTGCACCGCTCGTTCGAGCTCGACCCCCACCGCGCCAAGGGTGACACCGGCCCGGTCCTGGAGATGCTGGCGAAGAAGTACGGCCGCACCCTCGACGAGGCCCGCGCCATGGAGCAGCACGTCGCCGACAACGCGCACGCCGAGGGCCTCGGCTACCGCACCGACGGCCGCGACCACGGCAACACCTTCGACATCCACCGGCTGCTCCACCTCGCCAAGGCCCGCGGCCGGCAGAGCGAGCTGCTCGACCTGGCCTACCGCGCCAACTTCGCCGAGGAGCGCTCCGTCTTCGACACCGAGACCCTGGCGACGCTCGGCGTCGAGGCCGGTCTCGACGAGGCCGAGGTCCGGGCCGTCCTCGCCGACGACTCGGCCTACGCCGACGCCGTACGGGAGGACGAGCGCGAGGCCGCCGAACTCGGCGCCAACAGCGTGCCGTTCTTCGTCCTCGACCGCCGCTACGGCGTCTCCGGCGGCCAGCCCGCCGAGGTCTTCACCCAGGCCCTGGAGCAGGCCTGGCAGGGCCGCGCCCTCCAGCCCGTCGGCGGCACCGCCGGCGCCGGCGCCGACGCCTGCGGCCCGGACGGCTGCGATGTGCCGCAGGCCTGA
- a CDS encoding aminotransferase class V-fold PLP-dependent enzyme, whose product MDSLHQPLGGAEFAPKKTYLNTSACGLLPRRTIDAVTLLAEETADGRSDGAGSFAIVDEARAAFARLAHVSHERVSVGSSVAVHCGMIAQSMPAGSEILFPEGDFASVITPFTIRGDLKVRFVPLDRLAESVRPETALVAFSAVQSADGRTADFAAVRAAAAAHGARTLLDATQSAGWLPLHAGDWDYTVAGAYKYLLCPRGASFLTVTEEAQDSLLAIHANWVTGEELWANVYGPVRELARSARRFDEPAAFFSYHGAARSLALLEEIGIDRIEAHDKGLAARFRAGLVELGHTPVMDDSTVVAIPGLGDRADALRDADVLLSDRAGNLRASFHLYNTAADVDRVLDVLAG is encoded by the coding sequence ATGGATTCCCTGCATCAGCCGCTCGGCGGCGCCGAGTTCGCGCCCAAGAAGACCTATCTCAACACCTCCGCCTGCGGGTTGCTGCCCCGCCGGACGATCGATGCCGTCACGCTCCTCGCGGAGGAGACCGCCGACGGCCGCTCCGACGGCGCGGGCAGCTTCGCGATCGTCGACGAGGCACGGGCGGCCTTCGCGCGGCTCGCCCACGTCTCGCACGAGCGCGTCTCCGTCGGCAGCTCCGTCGCCGTGCACTGCGGAATGATCGCCCAGTCGATGCCCGCGGGCTCCGAGATCCTCTTCCCCGAGGGCGACTTCGCCTCCGTCATCACCCCGTTCACGATCCGCGGCGACCTCAAGGTCCGCTTCGTGCCCCTGGACCGGCTCGCCGAGTCCGTCCGCCCCGAGACGGCGCTCGTCGCCTTCTCCGCCGTGCAGTCGGCGGACGGCCGCACGGCCGACTTCGCGGCGGTACGGGCCGCGGCGGCCGCCCACGGTGCCCGGACGCTCCTGGACGCCACGCAGTCGGCCGGCTGGCTGCCGCTGCACGCGGGGGATTGGGACTACACGGTCGCCGGTGCGTACAAGTACCTGCTCTGCCCGCGTGGGGCGTCCTTCCTCACCGTCACCGAGGAGGCGCAGGACTCGCTGCTCGCGATCCACGCCAACTGGGTCACGGGCGAGGAGCTGTGGGCGAACGTGTACGGCCCGGTCCGCGAACTGGCCCGCTCCGCACGCCGCTTCGACGAGCCCGCGGCCTTCTTCTCGTACCACGGGGCGGCCCGCTCGCTCGCGCTGCTCGAAGAGATCGGCATCGACCGTATCGAGGCCCACGACAAGGGGCTCGCGGCCCGCTTCCGCGCCGGACTCGTCGAGCTCGGCCACACGCCGGTCATGGACGACTCGACGGTCGTCGCGATCCCCGGCCTCGGCGACCGGGCGGACGCGCTGCGCGACGCCGACGTGCTGCTCTCCGACCGCGCGGGCAACCTGCGGGCCTCGTTCCACCTCTACAACACGGCGGCGGACGTCGACCGCGTCCTGGACGTCCTGGCTGGCTGA
- a CDS encoding MarR family winged helix-turn-helix transcriptional regulator, with translation MSGTDPVCTDPVCTEPRAAAPTGVCGEPLPDAARGGPVSHTLARVARMHRIAMGRRLRELGLYPGQELMMMRLWDSGPVRQSELIQSLGLDPSTVTKMLQRLEQCGHVRRRPDPADRRAVLVEVTDKGLALRTGVEGAWKGLEDLSLGGLAQADRAELARLLGLVAENLYEEAGEEGDCPPLPKNC, from the coding sequence ATGTCCGGAACCGACCCCGTCTGTACCGACCCCGTCTGTACCGAGCCCCGCGCCGCGGCGCCCACCGGTGTGTGCGGCGAACCGCTGCCGGACGCCGCGCGCGGCGGGCCCGTCAGCCACACCCTGGCGCGGGTCGCCCGGATGCACCGGATCGCCATGGGGAGGCGGCTGCGGGAGCTCGGCCTCTACCCGGGGCAGGAGCTGATGATGATGCGCCTGTGGGACTCCGGGCCGGTCCGCCAGTCGGAGCTGATCCAGTCCCTCGGGCTCGACCCCTCGACGGTGACGAAGATGCTCCAGCGGCTGGAGCAGTGCGGCCATGTCCGCCGCCGCCCGGACCCCGCCGACCGGCGCGCGGTCCTCGTCGAGGTGACGGACAAGGGCCTGGCACTGCGCACTGGGGTCGAGGGCGCCTGGAAGGGCCTGGAGGACCTATCGCTCGGCGGGCTCGCCCAGGCCGACCGGGCGGAGCTGGCCCGCCTGCTCGGGCTCGTCGCGGAGAACCTGTACGAGGAGGCGGGCGAGGAGGGCGACTGCCCGCCGCTGCCGAAGAACTGCTGA
- a CDS encoding alkene reductase, whose protein sequence is MTTAFDPVDLAGTRLANRIAMAPMTRSRAESESRTPTALVAEYYAQRASAGLIITEGAQPTAIGQGYPSTPGLHSAEQIAAWREVTDGVHERGGRIFVQVMHAGRISHPEVLGNGLHPVGPSPVAPAGQLFAGTGLIDFVAPRELTADEVRETIAGFATAARNAIEAGFDGVEIHGANGYLVSQFLSTNSNRRTDEWGGPVENRIRFAVEVVKAVAAEIGPERTALRVSPANTYNDIAETDTAEIYPALVEAIDPIGIAYLHVTEPTPEVRELTLALRKAFSGTFILNPASEGPTGPDALALVEDGTADLVAYGALFLANPDLPARLKAGGPYNTPDTATYFGGDHRGYTDYPAL, encoded by the coding sequence ATGACCACTGCCTTCGACCCCGTCGACCTCGCCGGCACCCGTCTCGCCAACCGCATCGCCATGGCCCCCATGACCCGCAGCCGGGCCGAGAGCGAGAGCCGTACCCCCACCGCGCTCGTCGCCGAGTACTACGCCCAGCGCGCCTCGGCCGGTCTCATCATCACCGAGGGCGCCCAGCCGACCGCCATCGGCCAGGGCTACCCCAGCACCCCCGGACTGCACAGCGCCGAGCAGATCGCCGCCTGGCGCGAGGTCACCGACGGCGTCCACGAGCGCGGCGGCCGGATCTTCGTCCAGGTGATGCACGCTGGCCGGATCAGCCACCCCGAGGTCCTCGGCAACGGTCTCCACCCCGTCGGCCCGTCCCCGGTCGCCCCGGCCGGGCAGCTCTTCGCCGGCACCGGACTCATCGACTTCGTCGCCCCGCGCGAACTCACCGCCGACGAGGTACGCGAGACGATCGCCGGCTTCGCCACCGCCGCCCGCAACGCGATCGAGGCCGGCTTCGACGGCGTCGAGATCCACGGCGCCAACGGCTACCTGGTCTCGCAGTTCCTCTCCACCAACTCCAACCGGCGCACCGACGAATGGGGCGGCCCGGTCGAGAACCGCATCCGCTTCGCCGTCGAGGTCGTCAAGGCCGTCGCCGCCGAGATCGGCCCCGAGCGCACCGCCCTGCGCGTCTCCCCGGCCAACACCTACAACGACATCGCCGAGACCGACACCGCCGAGATCTACCCCGCCCTCGTCGAGGCGATCGACCCGATCGGCATCGCCTACCTGCACGTCACGGAGCCCACGCCCGAGGTCCGCGAGCTGACCCTCGCCCTGCGCAAGGCCTTCTCCGGCACCTTCATCCTGAACCCGGCCAGCGAGGGGCCGACCGGGCCCGACGCCCTGGCCCTGGTCGAGGACGGCACCGCCGACCTCGTCGCGTACGGGGCGCTGTTCCTCGCCAACCCCGACCTGCCGGCCCGGCTCAAGGCCGGCGGCCCGTACAACACCCCGGACACCGCCACGTACTTCGGCGGCGACCACCGCGGCTACACCGACTACCCCGCGCTGTAG